One genomic segment of Acinetobacter oleivorans DR1 includes these proteins:
- a CDS encoding uracil-xanthine permease family protein produces MSNQHSQDHLDLVYGLNDRPKPLIAFLAAFQHLLAIIVPIVTPGLLICLALGVSPTETNMILSMSLVISGIATFLQCKKVGPFGAGLLIVQGTSFNFIGPIIGIGSAMVAAGTPVNQVMAAIFGVVIAGSFIEMGVSQILPWVKRLITPLVTGIVVLLIGLTLIKEGLISMGGGYQAMQDHTFASADNLIMSCTVLAIIIVLNRIRVVWIKSSAILIALVIGYILAGFMGHLDFSSIKDAPLVQIPTPMHFGLSFSWGLFIPMAFIYLVTSLEAIGDVTATSKLSNQPVNGPEWMKRIKGGVLVNGANSLLAGLFNTFPSSVFAQNNGVIQLTGVASRYVGIWIAGLLILLGLFPAVAGVIQAVPQAVLGGAVMVMFGAVAASGINILSSIHLDRRALLIIAISLALGLGVAQVPQILEHLPELFKNIFSSGVATGGIAALILNVVLPETHK; encoded by the coding sequence ATGTCCAATCAACACTCTCAAGACCATTTAGACCTTGTTTATGGTTTAAATGATCGACCAAAACCTTTGATCGCTTTTTTAGCAGCTTTCCAGCATTTGCTTGCGATTATTGTACCAATTGTTACACCTGGCCTTTTAATTTGCTTAGCTTTAGGCGTTTCACCCACCGAAACCAACATGATTTTATCGATGTCTTTGGTGATTTCGGGTATTGCCACATTTCTACAATGTAAAAAAGTTGGTCCGTTTGGTGCAGGTCTTCTTATTGTACAAGGCACAAGTTTTAACTTTATTGGTCCTATTATTGGTATTGGTAGTGCAATGGTGGCTGCTGGAACACCTGTAAACCAAGTTATGGCTGCAATATTTGGTGTGGTCATTGCCGGCTCCTTCATTGAAATGGGTGTTTCGCAAATTCTTCCATGGGTAAAAAGACTCATTACTCCTTTGGTGACAGGTATTGTTGTTCTATTAATTGGCTTAACGCTTATTAAAGAAGGCTTGATTAGTATGGGTGGTGGCTATCAAGCCATGCAAGATCATACTTTTGCAAGTGCAGACAACCTTATTATGTCATGTACCGTACTTGCGATTATTATTGTACTCAATCGTATTCGAGTGGTTTGGATTAAAAGCTCAGCTATTTTAATCGCGCTAGTGATTGGCTACATTCTTGCTGGATTTATGGGACATCTAGATTTCTCTAGTATTAAAGATGCACCCCTCGTACAAATTCCAACACCAATGCATTTTGGTTTGAGCTTCTCATGGGGCTTATTTATTCCAATGGCATTCATTTATTTGGTGACCTCTTTAGAAGCCATTGGTGATGTGACAGCAACCAGTAAACTTTCTAACCAACCCGTTAATGGTCCTGAATGGATGAAACGCATTAAAGGTGGTGTATTAGTGAATGGTGCAAACTCTTTACTCGCTGGATTATTTAACACTTTCCCAAGTTCTGTTTTCGCTCAAAATAATGGTGTAATTCAACTCACTGGCGTGGCTAGCCGCTATGTAGGTATCTGGATTGCTGGATTACTTATTTTATTAGGTCTATTTCCTGCGGTAGCTGGTGTTATACAAGCAGTTCCTCAAGCAGTTTTAGGCGGCGCTGTTATGGTGATGTTCGGTGCCGTGGCTGCATCAGGCATTAATATTCTTTCATCTATTCACCTTGATCGCCGAGCATTATTAATTATTGCCATCTCACTTGCATTAGGTTTGGGTGTTGCTCAAGTTCCTCAAATTTTAGAGCATCTTCCAGAATTATTTAAAAATATTTTTAGCTCTGGTGTGGCAACAGGTGGTATAGCAGCATTAATTTTGAATGTTGTGCTTCCTGAAACGCATAAATAA